The following are from one region of the Gloeomargarita lithophora Alchichica-D10 genome:
- a CDS encoding DNA integrity scanning protein DisA nucleotide-binding domain protein translates to MESWDVLLVAGVLALLPVLVGRRGIAVALVATLALLAEAQHLPWTAQGLGLGAILVGVLPRWRWGRPDWRPTPADTAVMLTVITECTQRRWGALLVWLAPPAEMPNTLPGVNLQAQLSAELLLSLLSPLSPLHDGAVVVRNGLVLAAGVILPISTQPLVLGLGTRHRAALGVTEHQPDGLAIVVSEETGQVALAHQGKLLTNLTLHQLREYLERQRNHQRNRL, encoded by the coding sequence ATGGAATCCTGGGATGTCCTGCTGGTGGCGGGGGTGCTGGCCTTACTGCCGGTGCTGGTGGGGCGGCGGGGGATAGCGGTTGCCCTGGTGGCGACGCTGGCCTTGCTGGCTGAGGCGCAACATCTTCCCTGGACGGCGCAAGGACTGGGGTTGGGGGCAATCCTGGTGGGGGTACTCCCCCGGTGGCGGTGGGGGCGACCGGATTGGCGACCCACTCCGGCGGATACAGCGGTGATGCTCACGGTGATCACGGAATGTACCCAACGGCGGTGGGGGGCTTTGTTGGTGTGGTTGGCTCCCCCGGCGGAGATGCCCAACACTTTGCCCGGTGTCAATCTCCAGGCGCAACTCTCGGCGGAACTTTTGCTGAGTTTGCTCAGTCCCCTCAGTCCTCTGCACGATGGGGCGGTGGTGGTACGCAACGGGCTAGTCCTGGCCGCCGGGGTGATTTTGCCCATCTCCACCCAACCCCTGGTGCTGGGGCTGGGTACCCGCCATCGGGCGGCTCTTGGCGTGACGGAACACCAACCGGACGGGCTGGCCATCGTCGTTTCCGAAGAAACCGGGCAAGTGGCTTTAGCGCATCAGGGCAAACTGCTGACCAATCTCACCCTCCACCAACTGCGGGAATATCTGGAACGGCAAAGAAATCACCAAAGAAATCGCCTATGA
- a CDS encoding isoprenyl transferase, translating into MTNSQRGTVTQPLLALPGDLDPQRLPQHVAVIMDGNGRWARQRHLPRVVGHQQGVETLKELLRCCRDWGIAHLTCYAFSTENWGRPGLEVEFLLTLFERVLRQELQDLMREQVRIEFVGQLHALPQGLQTQISEAVALTRHHQRVWLTVATNYGGRQEIVRACQALAQQVQKGELTPEEIDETRFAQQLYTSSSPDPDLLIRTSGEMRLSNFLLWQIAYAELYVTETLWPDFDRGSFHQALIAFQQRHRRFGRL; encoded by the coding sequence ATGACCAATTCCCAACGGGGCACCGTCACCCAACCCCTGCTGGCCTTGCCTGGGGATTTAGACCCCCAGCGATTGCCCCAGCATGTGGCGGTGATCATGGATGGCAATGGTCGCTGGGCACGGCAACGGCACCTGCCGCGGGTGGTGGGGCATCAACAGGGGGTGGAAACCCTCAAGGAACTCCTGCGCTGTTGTCGGGACTGGGGGATTGCCCACCTGACCTGCTATGCCTTTTCGACAGAAAATTGGGGGCGACCGGGCTTGGAGGTGGAATTTTTGCTCACGTTATTTGAGCGGGTACTGCGCCAGGAATTGCAGGATTTGATGCGAGAGCAGGTACGGATTGAATTTGTCGGCCAACTCCACGCCCTACCCCAGGGTTTGCAAACCCAAATCAGCGAAGCGGTCGCACTCACCCGCCATCACCAACGGGTCTGGTTGACCGTAGCCACCAACTACGGGGGGCGGCAGGAGATTGTCCGCGCCTGTCAAGCCCTCGCACAGCAGGTACAAAAAGGGGAACTGACCCCGGAAGAGATTGACGAAACCCGCTTTGCCCAGCAGTTGTACACCTCATCCAGCCCTGACCCGGATTTGTTGATCCGCACCAGCGGCGAGATGCGCCTGAGTAATTTTCTCCTTTGGCAAATTGCCTACGCCGAATTGTATGTCACCGAAACCCTGTGGCCGGATTTTGACCGGGGCAGTTTTCACCAAGCCCTCATCGCTTTTCAACAACGACACCGCCGGTTTGGGCGATTGTAG
- a CDS encoding LysR family transcriptional regulator, with protein sequence MTELPFTLDQLRILKAIAAEGSFKRAADSLYVSQPAVSLQVQNLERQLNVPLFDRGGRRAQLTEAGHLLLQYGDKILALCEETCRALEDLQNLQGGTLIVGASQTTGTYLMPRLIGLFRQRYPQVAVKLQVHSTRRTCWSIANGQLDLAIIGGEVPPELQDALDVRAFAEDELVLILPPKHLLSRGDVISREELYQLRFITLDAQSTIRKVIDKILSQYDIDTSRFRVEMELNSIEAIKNAVQSGLGTAFVSNSAIAKELDLGTLQRVRIENISIRRILWLIFNPNRYQSRAAETFTREVLPLFPNLLPEALKMPVGIES encoded by the coding sequence ATGACTGAATTGCCTTTTACCCTAGATCAATTGCGTATCCTCAAGGCCATCGCTGCCGAAGGGAGCTTCAAGCGTGCCGCTGACAGCCTGTATGTATCCCAACCGGCGGTGAGTTTGCAGGTGCAAAATCTGGAGCGGCAGTTGAATGTACCCCTGTTTGACCGGGGGGGACGGCGGGCGCAGTTGACGGAGGCGGGGCATTTACTTTTGCAGTACGGGGATAAAATTCTCGCCCTCTGCGAAGAAACCTGTCGGGCGTTGGAGGATTTGCAAAATCTGCAAGGGGGAACCCTGATCGTGGGGGCTTCCCAAACCACGGGCACTTATTTGATGCCCCGGTTGATTGGTTTATTTCGCCAACGGTATCCCCAGGTGGCGGTAAAACTGCAAGTCCATTCCACCCGCCGCACCTGTTGGAGTATCGCCAATGGGCAGTTGGATTTGGCAATTATTGGCGGTGAGGTGCCCCCGGAATTGCAGGATGCCCTGGATGTGCGCGCCTTTGCCGAAGATGAACTGGTGCTGATTTTGCCCCCCAAACATCTGCTCAGCCGGGGGGATGTGATTAGCCGGGAAGAATTGTACCAACTGCGTTTTATCACCCTCGATGCCCAATCCACCATCCGCAAGGTGATTGATAAAATCCTTAGCCAGTACGACATTGACACCAGCCGGTTTCGGGTTGAAATGGAACTCAATTCGATTGAGGCGATCAAAAATGCGGTGCAATCGGGGCTGGGAACGGCCTTTGTGTCCAATTCCGCCATTGCCAAAGAATTAGACCTGGGCACCCTCCAACGGGTACGCATTGAAAACATCAGCATCCGCCGCATTCTTTGGTTGATTTTCAATCCCAACCGCTATCAGTCCCGGGCCGCCGAAACCTTTACCCGTGAGGTTTTACCCCTGTTTCCCAACCTGCTCCCGGAAGCTCTGAAAATGCCAGTGGGGATCGAGTCTTGA
- a CDS encoding GNAT family N-acetyltransferase, translating to MVFIRKANRDDYESVLEYGLKIVRQHQDFNPRRFVQFPDHEQQLADFFREELSNPEAVILVAEYQEKIVGYALLRQEPASLIDLCVSAVWLHDIYIDESVRGLSVGKQLLQGAIQAAKQFGTPTLMLHVAAQNPIARDFFTAHGFEISVYEMMKNLDEN from the coding sequence ATGGTTTTCATTCGGAAAGCGAACCGGGATGACTATGAAAGTGTCCTGGAATATGGGCTGAAAATTGTGCGCCAACACCAGGATTTTAACCCCCGACGATTTGTGCAATTTCCCGACCATGAACAACAACTTGCCGATTTTTTTCGAGAAGAACTATCCAACCCGGAGGCGGTGATTCTGGTTGCTGAATATCAAGAAAAGATAGTCGGTTATGCTCTTTTGCGTCAGGAACCCGCCAGCTTGATTGATCTTTGTGTATCGGCAGTCTGGCTTCACGATATTTATATTGATGAATCGGTGCGAGGGTTGAGCGTTGGCAAACAGCTTTTGCAGGGCGCAATTCAGGCGGCAAAACAATTTGGCACCCCAACCCTGATGCTCCATGTGGCCGCCCAGAACCCCATCGCCAGAGATTTTTTTACAGCGCATGGGTTTGAAATTTCAGTGTATGAAATGATGAAAAACCTCGATGAAAATTGA
- the coaE gene encoding dephospho-CoA kinase (Dephospho-CoA kinase (CoaE) performs the final step in coenzyme A biosynthesis.), which yields MIIGLTGGIATGKSTVTNYLQDKYKLTVYDADIYARNAVTPGQPAFDTICQRYGAPVLTPDGQLNRAWLGERVFSDSSERRWLEALIHPWVRQQYAQIYQQFATSDAPVVLSIPLLFEAQMTDLVQQVWVVWCTTGQQYQRLMARNACTPTPAQARITAQLPLALKMLWADQRLDNSGTLAHLYQQIERCLMPHLKK from the coding sequence GTGATTATTGGCCTCACCGGGGGGATTGCTACGGGTAAATCCACCGTTACCAATTACTTACAAGATAAATACAAATTAACTGTTTATGATGCGGATATTTATGCCCGCAATGCGGTTACACCAGGGCAACCGGCTTTTGATACCATTTGCCAACGCTATGGGGCACCGGTGCTAACCCCAGATGGGCAGTTAAACCGGGCGTGGTTGGGGGAGCGGGTGTTTAGCGATAGCTCAGAACGGCGGTGGTTGGAAGCCCTGATTCACCCCTGGGTACGGCAACAGTACGCACAAATTTACCAGCAGTTTGCTACCTCGGATGCGCCGGTGGTATTGAGCATCCCGTTATTATTTGAGGCTCAGATGACGGATTTAGTCCAGCAGGTGTGGGTGGTCTGGTGTACAACGGGGCAACAATATCAGCGGTTAATGGCTCGCAATGCCTGCACCCCAACCCCAGCCCAAGCCCGGATCACCGCCCAACTCCCCCTAGCTCTAAAAATGTTATGGGCAGACCAACGGCTGGACAATTCGGGTACCCTGGCGCATTTATATCAGCAAATTGAGCGGTGTTTGATGCCCCACCTAAAAAAATAA
- a CDS encoding SDR family oxidoreductase → MLQDKVIVVVGATGGIGRAVVSRLQPLGAKLVLAARHPESLNTLAESGGLSVPTDITDPAQVQNLMAQAVATFGRIDILVNAAGVGILKPWDKLEPADLATQVAVNLQGNFYTLQAAAQVMKTQRAGHICNVIGILGKHTMPMAAAYCASKFGAVGLSKVLADELRRYSVKVTLFYFGGVDTPFWDGIALKVDRTKMLRPETAAQAIIYALQSEPAAVPMEINIQPESHLFF, encoded by the coding sequence ATGCTCCAAGATAAAGTAATTGTGGTGGTGGGGGCTACGGGGGGGATTGGGCGGGCGGTGGTCAGCCGGTTGCAACCCCTGGGGGCAAAGTTAGTTTTAGCGGCACGGCATCCGGAGTCATTAAATACTTTGGCTGAGTCCGGCGGGTTAAGCGTGCCCACGGACATTACCGACCCGGCGCAGGTGCAAAACCTAATGGCGCAGGCGGTGGCGACTTTTGGCCGGATTGATATTTTGGTCAATGCCGCCGGGGTGGGGATTCTCAAGCCCTGGGACAAACTGGAACCCGCAGACCTGGCGACCCAGGTGGCGGTGAATCTCCAGGGGAATTTTTACACCCTCCAGGCGGCGGCTCAGGTGATGAAAACCCAGCGTGCGGGGCATATCTGTAATGTGATTGGGATTTTGGGCAAACATACCATGCCGATGGCGGCGGCCTACTGTGCCTCTAAGTTTGGGGCGGTGGGCTTGAGCAAAGTCCTGGCCGATGAACTGCGCCGCTACAGTGTTAAAGTCACCCTCTTTTATTTCGGCGGGGTGGATACGCCCTTTTGGGATGGCATTGCCCTCAAGGTTGACCGCACCAAAATGTTACGCCCGGAAACCGCCGCCCAGGCGATTATTTACGCTTTGCAAAGCGAACCCGCCGCCGTGCCCATGGAAATCAATATCCAGCCGGAGAGTCATTTATTTTTTTAG
- a CDS encoding ribonuclease catalytic domain-containing protein, translating to MDKGTLIEFHTDGDTRLGVIQRPDGKKNWVASDAQGRNYSLHPRQISFTVAGQTYLSEDIPDFVQAAHPYQDPEALELAWELLSPDHRLTNPQELAHLIFSQSDPPICYAVHRLLSEDRIFFKQKGEYYEPRSPQQVQDIRHQLEKEAQKQAEASTFYSKIERALQGENLTWSAKERHLLEQLEQFVILEGQESRLVAELLSQLARPVTPTGAQELLVRLGWWHPHENLALRRSSLPTTFPPSVVEAATMRVEDPHTDPDAPWRVDLTALKVYTIDDISTKEIDDGLSWECLADGDERLWIHIADPGRWLTPGDILDQEARRRSTSVYLPTGVIPMFPEGLATGPMSLQQGQTCCALSFGVILHPSGEIRDFQITASWVRPTYRLTYEDVDELLQLQVEREQELLHLSQWAQRRLDWRLAQGAIQIQMPEADIKVTDDQVEVQVQNHSPARFLVAEMMILAGEVTARYAQSAGLAMPFRSQPQPELPREEELLQLPGGPVRTCAIRRCLTKSEVSTTPGRHASLGLSAYVQATSPIRRYGDLLAHWQLKAHLRGEAPVFAAAELQSILQTVTATTQEASLVERQTNRYWSLEYLRRHGEGVWTGLILRWLREDSDLVLVLLEELGLELGMRVQRAVKLGEQIQVQITHVDPYRDVIHLREVSR from the coding sequence GTGGACAAGGGCACCCTGATTGAATTTCACACCGATGGTGATACCCGCCTGGGGGTGATCCAACGCCCGGACGGCAAAAAAAACTGGGTCGCCAGCGATGCCCAGGGGCGCAACTATAGCCTGCACCCCCGGCAAATTAGCTTCACCGTGGCGGGGCAGACGTACCTGAGCGAGGATATTCCCGACTTTGTGCAGGCCGCCCATCCCTACCAAGACCCGGAAGCCCTAGAATTAGCCTGGGAATTGCTCAGCCCCGACCACCGGCTCACCAACCCCCAGGAACTGGCGCATCTTATCTTCAGCCAATCCGACCCACCCATTTGCTATGCAGTCCACCGCCTGCTGAGCGAAGACCGGATTTTTTTCAAACAAAAAGGGGAATACTACGAACCCCGTTCCCCCCAGCAGGTGCAAGACATTCGCCATCAACTGGAAAAAGAAGCCCAAAAGCAAGCAGAAGCTAGTACATTTTACAGCAAAATTGAGCGGGCACTCCAGGGAGAAAACCTCACTTGGTCAGCCAAAGAACGGCATTTACTAGAACAACTGGAGCAATTTGTTATCCTGGAGGGGCAGGAGTCCCGCTTGGTAGCAGAATTACTCAGCCAACTGGCTCGTCCGGTTACGCCAACGGGGGCGCAGGAATTGCTAGTACGTTTGGGCTGGTGGCATCCCCACGAAAACCTGGCTCTGCGGCGGAGTTCCCTGCCCACGACTTTTCCCCCATCCGTTGTGGAGGCGGCTACCATGCGTGTTGAAGACCCGCACACCGACCCGGATGCCCCTTGGCGAGTGGATTTAACCGCCCTCAAGGTTTATACGATTGATGATATTAGCACCAAAGAAATTGATGACGGCCTCAGTTGGGAGTGCTTAGCCGATGGGGACGAGCGGTTGTGGATTCATATCGCCGACCCTGGACGCTGGTTGACCCCTGGGGATATTTTGGATCAAGAAGCCCGCAGGCGCAGTACGAGTGTCTATTTGCCCACCGGGGTGATTCCCATGTTCCCGGAGGGGTTGGCGACCGGGCCGATGAGCCTACAGCAGGGGCAAACCTGTTGCGCCCTTAGTTTTGGGGTGATTTTGCACCCGTCCGGGGAAATTCGGGATTTTCAGATCACCGCCAGTTGGGTGCGCCCCACCTACCGGCTTACCTATGAGGATGTTGACGAATTACTGCAATTGCAGGTCGAGCGGGAACAGGAACTGCTGCACCTGTCCCAATGGGCACAACGGCGGTTAGATTGGCGGTTGGCGCAGGGGGCGATCCAGATTCAAATGCCGGAAGCGGACATCAAAGTCACCGACGACCAGGTGGAGGTGCAGGTGCAAAACCATTCCCCGGCGCGGTTTTTGGTGGCGGAAATGATGATCCTGGCGGGGGAAGTCACCGCCCGCTATGCCCAAAGTGCCGGTTTAGCCATGCCCTTTCGTTCCCAACCCCAGCCGGAATTGCCCCGGGAAGAGGAATTGCTCCAACTCCCCGGCGGGCCGGTGCGTACCTGTGCGATTCGCCGTTGTTTGACCAAAAGCGAGGTGAGTACCACCCCCGGTCGCCATGCCAGTTTGGGGTTATCGGCTTATGTGCAGGCCACCTCCCCGATTCGCCGCTACGGGGATTTGCTCGCCCATTGGCAACTCAAAGCCCACCTGCGGGGGGAGGCACCGGTGTTTGCCGCCGCCGAGTTGCAAAGCATTCTCCAAACCGTGACCGCCACCACCCAGGAAGCCAGCTTGGTGGAGCGGCAAACCAATCGCTACTGGAGCCTGGAATACCTGCGCCGCCACGGGGAAGGGGTTTGGACGGGGCTGATACTGCGCTGGTTGCGCGAAGATAGCGACCTGGTGCTGGTACTGTTGGAAGAACTGGGTTTGGAACTGGGAATGCGGGTGCAAAGGGCGGTTAAATTGGGGGAACAAATTCAGGTGCAAATTACCCACGTGGACCCCTACCGGGATGTGATCCACCTGCGGGAAGTGAGCCGCTAA
- the recR gene encoding recombination mediator RecR, with protein MSSAYTRPLARLIERLQRLPGVGPKSAQRLALHLLKQPDQEIHALAEALLEAKQKVGQCQVCYHLSAEPVCDICANLERDNQTICVVTDSRDVIALEKTREYRGKYHVLGGVISPMDGIGPEQLTINALVKRVGATQSKEVILALSPTIEGETTILYLGRLLQPLTRVTRIAFGLPVGGDLEYADELTLAKALEGRREL; from the coding sequence TTGAGTTCCGCCTACACCCGTCCCCTAGCCCGATTGATCGAACGTCTGCAACGCTTACCCGGCGTTGGCCCCAAATCGGCGCAACGGTTAGCCCTCCACCTGCTCAAACAACCGGATCAGGAAATCCACGCCCTGGCGGAAGCCCTACTGGAAGCCAAGCAAAAAGTCGGCCAATGCCAGGTTTGTTATCACCTGTCGGCGGAACCGGTCTGTGACATTTGTGCCAACCTGGAGCGGGATAACCAGACCATTTGCGTCGTCACCGACTCCCGGGATGTGATTGCCCTGGAAAAAACCCGCGAATACCGGGGCAAATACCATGTTTTAGGAGGAGTAATTTCCCCGATGGACGGCATCGGCCCGGAACAGTTGACGATCAATGCCCTGGTGAAACGGGTGGGGGCAACCCAGAGCAAAGAGGTAATCCTCGCCCTCAGCCCCACCATTGAAGGGGAAACCACGATTTTGTACCTGGGGCGGCTGTTGCAACCCCTGACCCGGGTGACCCGCATCGCCTTTGGGCTACCCGTGGGGGGGGATTTGGAGTACGCCGACGAACTCACCCTCGCCAAAGCCCTGGAAGGTCGCCGGGAACTGTGA
- the msrB gene encoding peptide-methionine (R)-S-oxide reductase MsrB produces MEPATDLPRTDDEWQKLLKPEQFRVLRQHGTERAGTSPLDKNYQPGSYYCAGCSTLLFSSDTKFNSGSGWPSFYAPVPGAVGSTQDNSYGMRRVEVHCNTCGGHLGHVFPDGPRPTGERYCINGVALIFVPQGEPAPVITQ; encoded by the coding sequence ATGGAACCTGCCACCGATTTGCCCCGCACCGATGATGAATGGCAAAAACTGCTCAAACCGGAGCAATTTCGAGTCCTGCGCCAGCACGGTACGGAACGGGCAGGCACCAGCCCCTTGGATAAAAACTACCAGCCAGGAAGCTACTACTGCGCCGGGTGCAGCACCCTTTTGTTTAGCTCGGACACCAAGTTCAATAGCGGCAGTGGCTGGCCGAGTTTCTATGCCCCGGTGCCGGGGGCGGTGGGCAGTACCCAGGACAATTCCTACGGGATGCGCCGGGTGGAAGTCCACTGCAACACCTGCGGCGGCCATTTGGGGCACGTTTTTCCCGATGGCCCCCGTCCCACCGGCGAACGGTACTGCATCAATGGCGTGGCCTTGATTTTTGTCCCCCAGGGAGAACCCGCCCCGGTGATCACCCAGTAA
- the guaA gene encoding glutamine-hydrolyzing GMP synthase: MIAILDFGSQYSELIARRIRETQVYSEILPYHTTAEQLRSWQPQGIILSGGPNSVYDRGAPQCDPAIWQMGIPILGVCYGMQLMVQQLGGKVVRSALGEYGKAALHIDDPTDLLTNVEHGTTMWMSHGDSVVQLPEGFAILAHTENCPCAAIAHHERNLYGVQFHPEVVHSQGGMALIRNFVYHICGCEPTWTTATFVEEAVSEMRAKVGDKRVLLALSGGVDSSTLAFLLHRAIGTQLTCVFIDQGFMRKLEPERLVKLFHEQFHIPVEYVNARERFLTAIEGVTDPEEKRRVIGHEFIRVFENESKRLGPFDYLAQGTLYPDVIESAGGAIDPQTGERVAVKIKSHHNVGGLPKDLQFKLIEPLRRLFKDEVRRVARALKLPDEIVQRQPFPGPGLAIRIIGEVTPERLDILREADLIVRQEINRHGLYHQLWQSFAVLLPVRSVGVMGDKRTYAYPIVLRFVTSEDGMTADWARVPYEFLELVANRIVNEVPGVNRVVYDVTSKPPGTIEWE; this comes from the coding sequence ATGATTGCCATTCTGGATTTTGGCTCCCAGTATTCCGAGCTAATTGCCCGCCGCATCCGGGAAACCCAGGTTTATTCCGAGATTTTGCCCTACCATACCACCGCTGAGCAGTTGCGCTCCTGGCAACCCCAGGGAATCATTCTCTCCGGCGGCCCTAATTCGGTCTATGACCGGGGTGCCCCCCAGTGCGACCCAGCCATTTGGCAAATGGGCATTCCCATCCTGGGGGTGTGTTACGGGATGCAGTTGATGGTGCAACAACTGGGGGGCAAGGTGGTGCGCTCCGCCCTAGGGGAATACGGCAAAGCCGCCCTACACATTGACGACCCCACGGATTTGCTGACCAACGTGGAGCATGGCACCACCATGTGGATGAGCCACGGGGACAGTGTGGTGCAACTGCCGGAGGGGTTTGCGATTTTGGCGCATACGGAAAATTGCCCCTGTGCGGCCATTGCCCACCACGAGCGGAATCTCTACGGGGTGCAGTTTCACCCGGAGGTGGTGCATTCCCAGGGGGGGATGGCCTTGATTCGTAATTTTGTCTATCACATTTGCGGCTGTGAACCCACCTGGACGACGGCGACCTTTGTGGAAGAAGCGGTCAGTGAAATGCGGGCGAAGGTGGGGGACAAGCGGGTTTTGCTGGCATTATCCGGGGGGGTGGATTCCTCGACCTTGGCTTTTTTGTTGCACCGGGCGATTGGCACGCAACTTACCTGTGTGTTTATTGACCAGGGATTTATGCGTAAATTGGAGCCGGAGCGGTTGGTGAAATTGTTTCACGAGCAGTTTCATATTCCGGTGGAGTACGTAAATGCCCGGGAGCGGTTTTTGACGGCGATTGAGGGGGTGACCGACCCGGAGGAAAAACGGCGGGTGATCGGCCATGAATTTATCCGAGTGTTTGAAAATGAATCCAAGCGCCTGGGGCCGTTTGATTATCTCGCCCAGGGAACCCTCTACCCGGATGTGATCGAGTCCGCCGGGGGTGCCATTGACCCCCAGACCGGGGAGCGGGTGGCGGTGAAAATCAAAAGCCATCACAACGTGGGTGGCCTGCCCAAGGATTTGCAATTTAAGCTCATCGAACCCCTGCGCCGCCTGTTCAAAGACGAGGTGCGCCGGGTCGCCCGTGCCCTGAAACTCCCGGATGAGATTGTCCAACGGCAACCCTTTCCTGGGCCGGGGTTGGCGATTCGGATTATTGGCGAGGTGACCCCGGAACGGCTGGACATTCTCCGGGAAGCGGATTTGATCGTGCGGCAAGAAATCAACCGGCATGGCCTCTATCACCAACTCTGGCAATCCTTTGCGGTGCTGTTGCCCGTGCGTTCCGTGGGGGTGATGGGGGACAAACGCACCTATGCCTATCCGATTGTCCTGCGCTTTGTCACCAGCGAGGATGGCATGACCGCCGACTGGGCGCGGGTGCCCTACGAATTTCTGGAACTGGTGGCCAATCGCATTGTCAACGAAGTGCCGGGGGTGAACCGGGTGGTTTATGACGTTACCTCCAAGCCGCCGGGGACAATTGAATGGGAATAG
- the folE gene encoding GTP cyclohydrolase I FolE — MTLIPRFVNPAANGHLSKLGNGVVPADGEMPLLLGESPSPDRYGDDEPVTRSRKTDPELGQRVAAFLLAKGVATPQVATGLDENQKRTLIARNFAEIMVALGLDLGDDSLADTPRRVAQMYVDEIFYGLDWRHFPKCTTVENKMGYSSMVMERNINVQSNCEHHFVIIDGRAHVAYIPKQKVLGLSKINRIVEYFAKRPQIQERLTEQIFYALSYILETEDIAVVIQAKHYCVKSRGVADVNSDTVTSKLGGLFLHSTATRSEFMRVVNSVIAP, encoded by the coding sequence ATGACTTTGATCCCTCGTTTTGTCAACCCGGCTGCTAATGGTCATTTATCCAAATTAGGCAATGGTGTCGTCCCTGCGGATGGGGAAATGCCCTTACTTTTGGGCGAAAGTCCCAGCCCTGACCGCTATGGGGATGATGAACCGGTTACTCGCAGTCGGAAAACCGACCCGGAACTCGGCCAACGGGTAGCGGCATTTTTACTCGCCAAGGGAGTCGCCACCCCCCAGGTTGCCACTGGCTTGGATGAAAACCAGAAACGTACTTTGATTGCCCGGAATTTTGCCGAGATTATGGTGGCTTTGGGTTTGGATTTGGGGGATGATAGCCTGGCGGATACCCCCCGGCGGGTGGCGCAGATGTATGTGGATGAGATTTTCTACGGTTTGGACTGGCGCCATTTTCCCAAATGCACCACCGTGGAAAACAAGATGGGCTATAGTTCCATGGTGATGGAACGCAATATCAATGTGCAAAGTAACTGTGAGCATCACTTTGTAATTATTGATGGCCGTGCCCATGTGGCTTACATTCCCAAGCAAAAGGTGTTGGGGCTATCCAAAATTAATCGCATCGTGGAGTATTTTGCCAAGCGTCCCCAAATCCAGGAGCGGTTGACGGAGCAGATTTTTTATGCCCTGTCCTACATTTTGGAAACGGAAGATATTGCGGTGGTGATTCAGGCGAAGCATTACTGTGTCAAATCCCGTGGGGTGGCGGATGTGAATTCCGATACGGTGACCAGCAAGCTGGGGGGGTTGTTCCTGCATAGTACGGCCACCCGTTCTGAATTTATGCGGGTGGTGAACAGCGTGATTGCGCCGTAG
- a CDS encoding YbjN domain-containing protein → MDVAFPELTDYTNPMDDVETVISSLAEPDSAQVSHLDQGYLWRFRYGTAEIYVQMTGVSPDDTFTVWSSVLKLPVQGQTELYQQLLELNWATTMEARFAILNQEVVVVGTRSLLGLDPFEIARMITIAASLADLYDGELQMKFPAAG, encoded by the coding sequence ATGGATGTAGCGTTCCCAGAACTGACGGATTATACCAATCCGATGGATGACGTGGAGACGGTGATTAGCTCCCTAGCTGAGCCGGATTCCGCCCAGGTGAGCCATTTGGATCAGGGGTATCTGTGGCGGTTTCGCTATGGAACGGCGGAAATCTATGTGCAGATGACCGGGGTGAGTCCCGATGATACGTTTACGGTGTGGTCGAGTGTCCTCAAATTGCCGGTGCAAGGCCAGACGGAATTGTACCAACAACTATTGGAACTGAATTGGGCGACCACCATGGAAGCTCGGTTTGCGATTTTGAACCAGGAGGTGGTGGTGGTGGGCACCCGTTCTTTGTTGGGGTTAGACCCGTTTGAAATTGCCCGCATGATTACCATTGCCGCCTCTTTGGCTGACCTTTACGATGGGGAATTGCAGATGAAATTTCCGGCGGCGGGATGA